The Geoalkalibacter subterraneus genome contains the following window.
CCAGGCCGATGATCTGGCGGCGTCGGCGAGGTTGGCGCGTATGTTCGTACTCGGCAAAATTCTCAATTGTCGCACCGTCATGGCGCGGGCAATGCGCGATCATGGCGGCAAGGTTAATGCTGATGGCATCGATAAAACTCTCCAGGTTTTTTCACGGGTATCTCGCGGATTGGTGAATGAGACTGCCCTGGACAACATTCGCGGCATCGAAGGACAGGCGGCCAATGACTATTTCGGGCATTTCAACGATTTGATCGTGGCTCAGAAAGCGGACTTTGTTTTTGCCGGACGTAACCGCAGGCCGCCCCTGGATCGGGTCAACTGTCTGCTGTCTTTTCTCTACTCGCTTCTTTATCACGATGCGCGCTCGGCCCTTGAAACCGTCGGGCTCGATCCCGCTGTGGGCTTTCTGCACCGTGACCGCCCTGGGCGCTTGAGTCTGGCGCTCGATCTGATGGAGGAATTTCGCCCGGTTCTGGCGGATCGTCTGGCCTTGTCGCTTATCAATCTCGGGCAGGCCAGGAAGAAGGGCTTTCGGGTGTTGGAGTCCGGCGCAGTGGTCATGGATGACGAGACACGCAAGACGCTGCTGACTGAGTACCAGAAACGGAAGCAGGTCGAAATTGAGCATCCCTTTCTCAAGGAAAAGCTACCCCTCGGCATGTTGATGTTCGCTCAGGCGCAACTGCTCAGTCGTTATCTGCGCGGGGATCTTGACGAATATCCGCCGTATCTGTGGAGATAACAATGATGGTGCTTGTAAGTTATGACGTAGCGACAACCGATTCAGCAGGCGCCAAGCGGTTGCGCAAGGTGGCCCGGATTTGTACCAATCACGGCCAGCGGGTTCAATATTCTGTGTTTGAGTGCATCGTCGATCCAGCGCAATGGGTCGTGTTACGCCAGCAGCTTATTCGGGCTATCGATGATGCGCAGGACAGCCTCAGATTTTATTTCCTGGGAGCGAATTGGCGGAAACGGGTCGAACATATTGGGGCAAAGGTCGCAATAGACCAAGAGGGCCCTCTAATACTTTAGCGAACCCCAAGCGGTTTCAGATTACCCAGGGGGTTCGCATAGCCTGATTTTTGGTAGCTTTTCGAACTTTTAGAATTCGATATGTCAAACTTTCAAGCTGAAATAAGTAGGTTCGCGGAATTTGGATTTAAAGAGATTCAAAAACAGTAAGTTGCAGCAGGACAGTCGCCCCCCGTGCGGGGGCGTGGATTGAAACGCCGTGAGCAAAGCGTTTTCAATCGCGGAAGCTGTCGCCCCCCGTGCGGGGGCGTGGATTGAAACATGGGTGAACCGCAAGAGGTCGCTTATACAGACGTCGCCCCCCGTGCGGGGGCGTGGATTGAAACCGGTCTTTACGATGTAGAGACCGGCGAGAAGGTCGTCGCCCCCCGTGCGGGGGCGTGGATTGAAACATCATCAACGCAGACTTTCCGACGCTTGGTCGCGTCGCCCCCCGTGCGGGGGCGTGGATTGAAACAGGAAATTGTTAATAGTGAGGAGGAGGGAGCAAGGTCGCCCCCCGTGCGGGGGCGTGGATTGAAACAAAGTCCCACCAGCTTATGTGGCGGCTGAAATATCGTCGCCCCCCGTGCGGGGGCGTGGATTGAAACGTAGTCGGCTATCTCGTTGCCGCTTTTATCTACGGTCGCCCCCCGTGCGGGGGCGTGGATTGAAACATAAACAGGCGTCCCGACTTTGAGCGCGAACTTGAGTCGCCCCCCGTGCGGGGGCGTGGATTGAAACATCTCGCACAGCAAGGCATAATGCTCAGTCCGGCGTCGCCCCCCGTGCGGGGGCGTGGATTGAAACCTCAGATGCTGTGGCAGATGGCGTGTTCCGGCCGTCGCCCCCCGTGCGGGGGCGTGGATTGAAACGTGGAAGCTGTCACAGGCCGGCATGCCGTCTCCGTCGCCCCCCGTGCGGGGGCGTGGATTGAAACACCTGGTTGACGGCCAACCAGTAATAAGGAGCCGTCGCCCCCCGTGCGGGGGCGTGGATTGAAACCAGATCAGGCGCTGACAAAGATCCCCGGCAAAGCGTCGCCCCCCGTGCGGGGGCGTGGATTGAAACAGTTGATCTTTGATGGATTGCATGATTTACCCTTGTCGCCCCCCGTGCGGGGGCGTGGATTGAAACAGCAGGTTGTAGGTTACGTCCTCATAGTTCCGACGTCGCCCCCCGTGCGGGGGCGTGGATTGAAACGCCCATGATCTGGCTGGCTGTTTTAGTCGCGGACGTCGCCCCCCGTGCGGGGGCGTGGATTGAAACTGTCCATGGGTGTTCCTCCTTTTGGTTGTTTGTGTCGCCCCCCGTGCGGGGGCGTGGATTGAAACGAGCATCCTATCTTTTGCTTCAAGGCAGAGGGGAAGTCGCCCCCCGTGCGGGGGCGTGGATTGAAACTTCCGAGGAGGAGGGAGCAAGTAAAGCGCGGATGTCGCCCCCCGTGCGGGGGCGTGGATTGAAACATTGATCTTTTGTTGCAATGCACTCAGAGTGCGCGTCGCCCCCCGTGCGGGGGCGTGGATTGAAACATCAGCCGATTTGTCATCAGAATCAGTTTGATTCGTCGCCCCCCGTGCGGGGGCGTGGATTGAAACTATCTTTACAGCGTAGGTTTTTGTTGTTAAAGTGTCGCCCCCCGTGCGGGGGCGTGGATTGAAACTAAACACCTACCCTGGCCCTTATATGCCTGGACGTCGCCCCCCGTGCGGGGGCGTGGATTGAAACTCTGCTACTGGGGAACGTCGTTACCATTTTATCGTCGCCCCCCGTGCGGGGGCGTGGATTGAAACACCTTGCCTTTAGCATCCATTTACTTTTTAGGGCGTCGCCCCCCGTGCGGGGGCGTGGATTGAAACCTGTTCGGTGGTAATTCTTTGCTTTATGCCTTTGTCGCCCCCCGTGCGGGGGCGTGGATTGAAACTATATAATAAATAAGCAATTCGCGTGCCAAAAATGTCGCCCCCCGTGCGGGGGCGTGGATTGAAACGCTATTTGCTCCGCTGTTAGCATGGCCTCTTAGCGTCGCCCCCCGTGCGGGGGCGTGGATTGAAACATAGCAAGGGGGCTGTGAAACATTCGGGATGGCCTGTCGCCCCCCGTGCGGGGGCGTGGATTGAAACAAACACCTACCCTTACAAGGCTATGCCTTGCCTATGTCGCCCCCCGTGCGGGGGCGTGGATTGAAACTTCTATAAATTAAATCGTAAAGACTCTCCCAAAGCGTCGCCCCCCGTGCGGGGGCGTGGATTGAAACCCTGTT
Protein-coding sequences here:
- the cas2 gene encoding CRISPR-associated endonuclease Cas2; translated protein: MMVLVSYDVATTDSAGAKRLRKVARICTNHGQRVQYSVFECIVDPAQWVVLRQQLIRAIDDAQDSLRFYFLGANWRKRVEHIGAKVAIDQEGPLIL
- the cas1c gene encoding type I-C CRISPR-associated endonuclease Cas1c, producing the protein MRKMLNTLYVTTQGAYLNKEGETVVVNIERETRLRLPIHTLSSIVCFGQVTCSPFLLGHCAENGVAVSFMTGYGRFLARVQGPVAGNVLLRRQQYRQADDLAASARLARMFVLGKILNCRTVMARAMRDHGGKVNADGIDKTLQVFSRVSRGLVNETALDNIRGIEGQAANDYFGHFNDLIVAQKADFVFAGRNRRPPLDRVNCLLSFLYSLLYHDARSALETVGLDPAVGFLHRDRPGRLSLALDLMEEFRPVLADRLALSLINLGQARKKGFRVLESGAVVMDDETRKTLLTEYQKRKQVEIEHPFLKEKLPLGMLMFAQAQLLSRYLRGDLDEYPPYLWR